From one Lycium ferocissimum isolate CSIRO_LF1 chromosome 7, AGI_CSIRO_Lferr_CH_V1, whole genome shotgun sequence genomic stretch:
- the LOC132065723 gene encoding THO complex subunit 4B, with translation MAEAALDMSLDDLIKKNKTNSTANKPRGRGRGAASTSGPTRRFLNRSANRSAPYSTSKAPVAAWNHDMFAADQAIAFGQAGGRGSSIETGTKLYISNLDYGVSNEDIKELFTEAGGLKRYAIHYDRSGRSKGTAEVVFSRRQDAIAAVKRYNNVQLDGKPMKIEIVGTNIAAPTAPFPNVAFGFGDANGVSRSGQARGGGFGRSRGGRGRGRGFRGGNRGRGRGGRGEKVSAEDLDADLMKYHTEAMETN, from the exons atggcagaaGCAGCTTTGGACATGAGTTTGGACGATCTCATCAAGAAGAATAAAACCAACAGTACCGCAAATAAACCTCGCGGCAGAGGTCGCGGCGCAGCCTCCACTTCCGGTCCCACTCGCCGTTTCCTCAATCGCTCTGCTAATCGATCTGCACCTTATTCCACCTCCAAG GCTCCTGTGGCGGCGTGGAATCATGATATGTTCGCGGCAGATCAAGCTATCGCCTTTGGACAAGCCGGTGGTCGGGGTTCTTCTATAGAGACTGGGACAAAGCTCTACATCTCAAACCTTGATTACGGCGTCTCCAATGAGGATATCAAG GAGCTCTTTACAGAAGCTGGTGGCCTGAAACGCTATGCTATTCATTATGATAGGAGCGGGAGATCAAAG GGTACGGCAGAGGTAGTTTTCTCACGCAGACAAGATGCTATAGCTGCTGTTAAAAGGTACAACAATGTTCAGCTCGATGGGAAGCCAATGAAGATTGAAATTGTTGGAACCAATATTGCCGCTCCTACTGCCCCTTTCCCCAATGTTGCTTTTGGATTTGGAGATGCTAATGGAGTTTCTAGAAG TGGTCAAGCAAGAGGTGGTGGTTTTGGGAGGTCACGAGGTGGTAGAGGACGTGGTCGTGGGTTTCGAGGAGGCAACAGAGGACGGGGAAGAGGAGGCCGTGGAGAAAAGGTATCTGCAGAAGATCTAGATGCTGATCTGATGAAATATCATACAGAAGCAATGGAGACGAACTGA
- the LOC132063008 gene encoding dirigent protein 23-like, producing the protein MELITETKRNMEKAIVIGLIISLSLMMMIMPMVDALDKSPKAVEQWFQKLPHAKQKTTKLHFYFHDIADGGANETAPIIAQANITSLSPFLFGILRMIDDPLTVGPELSSKRIGSAQGIYGSAAMDEFGLLMNLNFVFTQGPYKGSTLSLLGRNAIGQQYREMPIVGGSGLFRLARGIATAKTYFANFTLAIVEYHLIVLHY; encoded by the coding sequence ATGGAACTCATTACAGAAACTAAGAGAAATATGGAGAAGGCAATAGTCATTGGTTTGATCATAAGCTTGTCATTAATGATGATGATCATGCCTATGGTTGATGCACTTGATAAAAGCCCAAAGGCAGTGGAACAATGGTTCCAAAAGCTTCCCCATGCAAAGCAAAAGACAACCAAGCTTCATTTCTACTTTCATGACATAGCTGATGGTGGAGCAAACGAGACAGCTCCCATAATTGCTCAGGCAAACATCACATCTCTATCACCTTTTTTATTTGGCATACTCAGGATGATAGACGACCCTTTGACTGTTGGGCCAGAGTTGAGTTCCAAAAGAATTGGTTCTGCTCAGGGAATATATGGTTCTGCAGCAATGGATGAATTCGGTTTGCTAATGAACCTCAACTTTGTGTTCACTCAAGGACCATACAAGGGTAGCACTTTGAGTTTGCTTGGTAGAAAtgccattgggcaacaatataGGGAGATGCCTATTGTTGGTGGATCTGGTCTTTTCAGGCTTGCTCGGGGAATTGCTACTGCTAAGACCTACTTTGCTAACTTTACCCTTGCCATCGTTGAGTATCATCTCATTGTACTTCATTATTAA